Genomic window (Desulfovibrio aminophilus):
TCCTCGTCGTCCTCCATGGACAGGGCCACGCCCTTGGGCTTGGCGGCCGCCCGGGCCTCCTCCTCGGCCTTGGGCCTGGCGGCGATGGCCTTGGGCGCGGCCTTTGGCGGGGCCTTCTTCTGGACGCGGCCTCCGGCCTCGCCGATGTCGAAGAAGCTCATGGCCTGCTGGAGCTGCTCGGCCTGGCTGGAGAGTTCCTCGGAGGTGGAGGCCATTTCCTCGGAGGCCGAGGCGTTCTGCTGAATGACCTGGTCCAGCTGCTGGATGGCCTTGTTGATCTGGTCCGCCCCGGCGTTCTGTTCGCTGCTGGCCGCGGCGATCTCCTGGACCAGCTCGGCGGTCTTGCGGATGTCCGGCACGAGCTTGTCGAGCATGGTCCGGGCCTGGTCGGCCACGGCCACGCTGCGGCCCGAGAGTTCGCTGATCTCTCCGGCGGCCGAGCCGCTGCGCTCGGCCAGTTTGCGCACCTCGGCGGCCACCACGGCGAAGCCCTTGCCGTGTTCGCCCGCGCGGGCGGCCTCGATGGCCGCGTTCAGGGCCAGGAGGTTGGTCTGCCGCGCGATCTCGCCGATGATGCCGATCTTCTCCGCGATGGTCTTCATGGCGTCCACGGCCTGGAACACGGCCGATCCGCCCTCCTCGGCGTCCTTGGCGGCCTGCTGGGCGATGGATTCGGTCTGGCGGGCGTTGTCCGCGTTCTGGCGGATGTTGGAGGTCATCTGCTCCATGCTGGAGGAGACCTCCTCCACGGCGGCGGCCTGCTCGGTGGCGCCCTGGGACAGGCCCTGGGAGGTGGCGGAGAGCTCCTCCGAGCCCGAGGCCACATTGGCCGTGGCGGCCTGGACCTCTGCCACGATGCCGCGCAGGTGCCCGGCCATTCCGTTGAGCGCCCGGGCCAGATCGCCGATCTCGTCCTTCTGGTCGATGTCCAGGTTGCGGGTGAAGTCGCCGTCGCTCAGGGCCTTGGCGAAGGTCACGCCCTGGAACACCGGCCGGGTCACGGCCCGGGTCAGGATCAGGCCCAGGATCACGGCCAGGACCACGCCCAGGACCACGCCGATCAGGGCCGTGAGGCGGCCGGACGCGGCCTGGGATTCGGCCTGCTCCACCTGGGTCTGGGCCAGCTTGGCGTTCAGCTCCACGGCCTGGTCCAGCACGGCCACGGCCTCGTTCATGCGCTCGCGGCCCTCGCCCAGGAGGATTGAGGTCATGCGCCCGAAGGCCTGCTCGGCCTTTTCGGCCTCCTCGGCCATCTTCTCCAGGCCCGCCAGGATGGTCCGGGACAGGGGGCGGGCCTGGGAGGCGAGCAGGGCCGAGGCCGCGCCCCGGTCCCCGGAGGCGGTCAGGCGGCGGATTTCGGCCAGGGCCGCGTGCAGCTTCTGGTTGCTCTCGCCCAGGGCCGCAGCCTGCTGGAGGATCACGGGATTGGCGCTGCGCAGCTCGGACAGGCGGCGGCCCAGAAGGCTTGCGGCCGCGCCCGTGCCCTCGCCCTCGGCCCGGCCCGTGCGCACGGCCTCCTCGGCCAGGCTCATGAGTGCGTGCTGCTCGGCCTGGAAGGCGTGGATCCGGGCCAGCATGGCGTCGGGATTGGCCACGTCCAGCGCCTGGATCGCGCGGGAGAGGTCCAGGGCCTTGTTGTTGGCCTCGGCGGCCCGGGCCATCTTGGCCAGGAAGTTCTT
Coding sequences:
- a CDS encoding methyl-accepting chemotaxis protein, giving the protein MKNLKLGVKLLGGFLLVACITLAVGGLGIVEIGGLAGNVRVLGKEKLPSVEHLLSVKAEFRTINQALRTLLSPALDSKDRDGQYANIQGSRDRYKKHLEAYEALPLTAEEAALWKNFLAKMARAAEANNKALDLSRAIQALDVANPDAMLARIHAFQAEQHALMSLAEEAVRTGRAEGEGTGAAASLLGRRLSELRSANPVILQQAAALGESNQKLHAALAEIRRLTASGDRGAASALLASQARPLSRTILAGLEKMAEEAEKAEQAFGRMTSILLGEGRERMNEAVAVLDQAVELNAKLAQTQVEQAESQAASGRLTALIGVVLGVVLAVILGLILTRAVTRPVFQGVTFAKALSDGDFTRNLDIDQKDEIGDLARALNGMAGHLRGIVAEVQAATANVASGSEELSATSQGLSQGATEQAAAVEEVSSSMEQMTSNIRQNADNARQTESIAQQAAKDAEEGGSAVFQAVDAMKTIAEKIGIIGEIARQTNLLALNAAIEAARAGEHGKGFAVVAAEVRKLAERSGSAAGEISELSGRSVAVADQARTMLDKLVPDIRKTAELVQEIAAASSEQNAGADQINKAIQQLDQVIQQNASASEEMASTSEELSSQAEQLQQAMSFFDIGEAGGRVQKKAPPKAAPKAIAARPKAEEEARAAAKPKGVALSMEDDEEFERF